One segment of Sinorhizobium mexicanum DNA contains the following:
- a CDS encoding ABC transporter permease → METAKASRGLGAQGQLACLLLPPLLTLIILFVAPISLMAIYGFWATDENYLIQQSLQLTQYKRIAGDPLYLGTLASSAGMALLTTVGSLALALPLAYYIVRFVTPRWRVLLVLALIVPGWVSVLIRTYSWNLVIGEAGLMNWLLLSAGLIDEPIKLLFTKTSVVIGLIYIYLPYMLVPIYASIERLDNSVLEAAENLGADPFRRFLYVTLPLIAPGIVAGCVITFIPAVGEYVVPNMLGGLKGMMYGNLITTAFSNFDWPFGSALSMVLLASILACLLIVGRFLDVNRSMLGHE, encoded by the coding sequence ATGGAAACCGCAAAAGCCTCGAGGGGACTCGGTGCGCAGGGGCAATTAGCTTGCCTGCTGCTTCCGCCGCTGCTGACGCTCATCATTCTCTTCGTTGCGCCAATTTCACTGATGGCCATCTACGGCTTCTGGGCGACGGACGAGAACTACCTGATCCAGCAGTCGCTGCAGCTGACCCAGTACAAGAGAATCGCCGGCGATCCGCTCTATCTCGGAACGCTTGCCTCGTCTGCCGGCATGGCCCTTTTGACCACTGTCGGCTCGCTGGCCCTGGCCCTGCCTCTCGCCTACTACATCGTCCGCTTCGTCACGCCGCGCTGGCGTGTGCTGCTGGTGCTGGCATTGATCGTGCCCGGCTGGGTGAGTGTGCTTATCCGCACCTATTCGTGGAATCTGGTGATCGGCGAAGCCGGGCTGATGAACTGGCTGCTGCTGTCGGCCGGCCTGATCGATGAGCCGATCAAGCTGCTCTTCACCAAGACGTCGGTCGTCATCGGCCTCATCTATATCTACCTGCCTTATATGCTGGTGCCAATCTATGCCTCGATCGAACGGCTCGACAATTCCGTCCTCGAGGCCGCGGAGAATCTCGGTGCGGACCCGTTCCGGCGTTTCCTCTATGTCACTCTGCCGCTGATCGCCCCCGGCATCGTCGCCGGTTGCGTCATCACCTTCATCCCGGCGGTCGGCGAATACGTCGTCCCGAACATGCTCGGCGGACTCAAGGGCATGATGTACGGCAACTTGATCACCACGGCCTTCTCCAATTTCGACTGGCCCTTTGGTTCGGCGCTCTCGATGGTTCTTCTGGCGAGCATTCTAGCCTGCCTGCTGATTGTCGGCCGCTTTCTTGATGTCAACCGCAGCATGCTCGGACATGAGTGA
- a CDS encoding nitroreductase family protein: MNYISIAANEPASAAAAELYARTDTSGIALAPQPSHAATQTPTNAVIETILSRSAAKYYDPTAALSDDQIRDLVRIGTSAPTSFHLQNWRFIAVRTPETKARLLPIAWNQPAITDAAVTFIIIGRLADASTVPERLAPVVEAGIMPAHLVPEWEIPARRLYDDQPQRQRDEAVRTATFGTAAIIYAARSLGLGSTPMIGFDAEAVHSEFGLAEDEVPVMLLTVGPERAGNWPQKPRLPVADVLDFA, encoded by the coding sequence ATGAACTACATCAGCATCGCCGCCAACGAACCGGCAAGCGCCGCAGCCGCCGAACTCTATGCGCGGACCGACACGAGCGGGATCGCTCTTGCGCCCCAACCTTCCCATGCGGCCACGCAGACGCCGACGAACGCGGTCATCGAAACCATTCTGAGCCGCAGTGCCGCCAAGTACTACGACCCCACCGCGGCTCTGAGCGACGATCAGATCCGCGACCTGGTGCGGATCGGCACGTCCGCGCCGACATCCTTTCACCTGCAGAACTGGCGCTTCATCGCCGTCCGCACGCCTGAGACCAAAGCCCGGTTACTGCCGATCGCCTGGAACCAGCCAGCGATCACCGATGCGGCCGTTACCTTCATCATCATCGGCCGGTTGGCCGATGCCAGCACCGTCCCCGAGCGCCTGGCGCCGGTGGTGGAAGCCGGCATCATGCCGGCGCACCTGGTGCCGGAATGGGAAATCCCCGCTCGCAGGCTCTATGACGACCAACCGCAGCGGCAGCGCGACGAGGCGGTGCGCACCGCAACGTTTGGCACCGCCGCGATCATCTATGCGGCCCGCTCGCTGGGCCTGGGTTCGACGCCGATGATCGGTTTCGACGCAGAGGCCGTGCACAGCGAGTTCGGCCTGGCCGAGGACGAAGTGCCGGTCATGCTGCTGACCGTGGGGCCCGAGCGCGCCGGAAACTGGCCGCAGAAGCCGCGCCTGCCGGTGGCCGATGTGCTGGACTTCGCATAA
- a CDS encoding ABC transporter substrate-binding protein, with amino-acid sequence MNRRQLLAATAAVITIGLTASASWAADKKIGGEINVLSWGNYIDFALPAFEEKYGVKVNIDYYADEKEAMNKIRAAGLGTYDVVFLGVGYEEVARKQQLIDVLDVSKLENFKDMYAPFQKPKTDGTHVHVTYSWGANGLIAYDPAKTGGPIKSWADVYSGKFRGRIGKIDKANEQAYRTVFQAGFKYGELSDEQWQAIAKTLETDMPHVRTVYQHYDEMAQLLAAGEIWIADTDDGGFRQAKAKGLNIELVYPEEGFIAWYDGPCLVSQAPHPEAAYAFIDHMISPEVQAQLAKELGYAPANPKAAALMDPALKASLGLDQAEANLSRVEFQRSLGAAYETKATDVWQKAKAQVQ; translated from the coding sequence ATGAATAGGCGTCAACTGCTCGCGGCAACGGCCGCAGTCATAACGATCGGCCTCACGGCCAGCGCAAGCTGGGCGGCGGATAAGAAGATCGGTGGCGAAATCAATGTGTTGAGTTGGGGTAACTACATCGACTTCGCGTTGCCAGCCTTCGAGGAGAAGTATGGCGTGAAGGTCAACATCGACTACTACGCCGATGAAAAAGAGGCGATGAACAAGATTCGCGCTGCCGGCCTCGGCACCTACGACGTCGTGTTCCTCGGCGTCGGTTACGAGGAAGTGGCGAGGAAGCAGCAACTGATCGATGTGCTCGACGTCTCAAAGCTCGAAAATTTCAAGGACATGTATGCGCCGTTCCAGAAGCCGAAGACCGACGGCACGCACGTTCACGTGACCTATTCGTGGGGCGCCAACGGCCTGATTGCCTATGATCCGGCCAAGACCGGCGGCCCCATCAAGTCATGGGCGGACGTCTATTCCGGGAAATTCAGAGGGCGCATCGGCAAGATCGACAAGGCGAACGAGCAGGCTTATCGGACGGTTTTTCAGGCCGGCTTCAAATACGGCGAGTTGAGCGACGAGCAATGGCAGGCAATTGCCAAGACGCTCGAGACCGACATGCCGCATGTCAGGACCGTCTATCAGCACTATGACGAAATGGCCCAGCTTCTCGCCGCCGGAGAAATCTGGATCGCCGACACGGACGATGGCGGTTTCCGACAGGCCAAAGCCAAGGGGCTCAACATCGAGCTCGTCTATCCGGAAGAGGGTTTCATCGCCTGGTATGACGGCCCGTGCCTCGTCAGCCAGGCGCCGCATCCCGAAGCGGCCTACGCTTTCATCGACCACATGATCTCACCGGAAGTGCAGGCGCAGCTCGCCAAGGAGCTTGGCTATGCACCTGCCAATCCGAAGGCGGCCGCACTGATGGACCCGGCGCTCAAGGCGAGCCTCGGCCTCGATCAGGCGGAGGCCAATCTTTCGCGGGTTGAGTTCCAGCGCTCGCTGGGCGCTGCCTATGAGACGAAAGCAACTGACGTCTGGCAGAAGGCCAAGGCACAGGTTCAGTAA
- a CDS encoding ABC transporter permease, whose translation MTRWVLGTFTLFVYAMVYLPIALVVITSFNQDTITTLPIERLDTRWYAELFNDTKTLQSLWTSLQVGVVSTAFATVLGLLSALAIVRHNFRGKSLFMLLTVMPMLAPGIIMGVSLLLFARYVGFQTGFVAVLLGHILLSLPYCTFILISSLARFDRSLEEAARGLGAGEFSVLWRVTLPGIMPGIIGAALFAFTISIGEFVVSFFLTSAGTTTLPIRIYSIVKVGITPEINAVSTLILAATLLLSATALRLTWSKRN comes from the coding sequence ATGACACGTTGGGTTCTCGGAACATTCACGCTCTTCGTCTACGCGATGGTCTATCTGCCGATCGCCTTGGTGGTGATTACCAGCTTCAACCAGGATACGATCACCACGCTGCCGATCGAGCGCCTGGACACGCGCTGGTATGCGGAACTCTTCAACGACACGAAGACGCTACAGTCGCTCTGGACAAGCCTTCAAGTCGGGGTCGTTTCGACCGCCTTCGCGACCGTGCTCGGCCTGCTGTCGGCGCTAGCCATCGTGCGGCACAATTTTCGCGGCAAGAGCCTCTTCATGCTTTTGACCGTGATGCCGATGCTGGCGCCGGGCATCATCATGGGCGTCTCGCTTCTTCTGTTCGCCCGCTACGTCGGCTTCCAGACGGGGTTCGTCGCCGTCCTGCTCGGGCACATCCTTTTGTCGCTGCCCTACTGCACCTTCATCCTCATCTCCAGCCTGGCGCGCTTCGATCGCTCGCTGGAGGAGGCGGCCCGCGGCCTCGGCGCCGGTGAGTTCTCGGTGCTGTGGCGCGTCACGCTGCCGGGCATCATGCCGGGTATCATCGGCGCAGCTCTTTTCGCCTTCACGATTTCTATCGGCGAGTTCGTCGTCAGCTTCTTCCTGACATCGGCTGGCACGACGACATTGCCCATCCGGATCTACTCGATCGTCAAGGTGGGCATCACCCCCGAGATCAACGCCGTATCCACGCTCATTCTTGCGGCAACGCTTCTCTTGAGCGCGACGGCACTGCGTCTCACCTGGTCCAAACGCAACTAG
- a CDS encoding FMN-dependent NADH-azoreductase, which translates to MNILHIDCSPRPESHSRQLSAAIVEKLFEVAPGASISRRDFAAAPLPHAAPDYATTLSSPATLAAPLSGALDLSEVLIREVEAADVIVIGTPMHNLTVPSVLKAWIDQILRAGRTFMSTPAGKMGMLRDRAVFIGIASGGVFTGDRANQPDFLTPYLSAVLGSIGLKTLQFFPLQATAFLDRDQATLAREKALARIDLTAMARAHVRRL; encoded by the coding sequence ATGAACATCCTCCATATTGATTGCAGCCCGCGTCCAGAATCGCACAGCCGCCAGCTTTCGGCGGCGATCGTCGAAAAACTCTTCGAGGTTGCGCCCGGCGCAAGCATCAGCCGGCGAGACTTTGCCGCGGCCCCCTTGCCGCATGCCGCGCCCGATTACGCCACCACCCTGTCGTCGCCGGCCACTTTGGCAGCCCCGCTGAGCGGCGCGCTTGATCTTTCTGAAGTGCTTATTCGGGAAGTCGAGGCGGCCGATGTGATCGTCATCGGAACGCCCATGCACAACCTCACGGTTCCGTCGGTCCTCAAGGCCTGGATCGACCAAATCTTGCGCGCCGGTCGCACCTTCATGTCGACGCCGGCCGGGAAGATGGGAATGCTGCGCGACCGTGCGGTGTTTATCGGCATTGCTTCCGGTGGCGTATTTACCGGCGATCGAGCCAACCAGCCCGATTTTCTCACGCCGTATCTGTCTGCCGTGCTGGGCTCCATTGGTCTGAAAACCCTTCAATTCTTCCCATTGCAGGCCACCGCGTTTCTCGACCGGGACCAAGCCACATTAGCGAGGGAGAAAGCGCTCGCGAGGATCGACCTGACGGCCATGGCGAGGGCCCACGTCCGGCGGCTGTGA
- a CDS encoding mandelate racemase/muconate lactonizing enzyme family protein, which translates to MKITGLETFCLAYEMPYPLTYPRGEYQSREAVLIKVHTDDPDIFGWGEAAMWGGPWATTTTVLEQQIQPLIVGHDPRRPEYLWEKIYQETYYHGRKGILLSCLSAVDIALWDILGKTTGQPVWRLLGGFARPLRAYASSGYYRRGYSVSDLADDVAKARTAGYRGYKMKVGNIAAAVHAGVLEATPLRVSMEGDLARVRAAREALGGELDLMCDATTSLDARTAMAYADEFERIGVRWFEEPTQPENVAGCAELARRTRIPIAGFETETNKFNFAGMMDAGAIQMVQPDVIQVGGITEARKIAAYAQMRHLGFSSKNYSTAVSLAACLNLLYALPNADYFECDMDPSPWRDEFLRSPLFTFDGGMVEPFDRSGLGLDIDEAALSAWRVSQ; encoded by the coding sequence ATGAAAATCACCGGGCTTGAGACCTTCTGTCTCGCTTACGAGATGCCTTATCCGCTCACCTATCCCCGTGGCGAATACCAGTCGCGCGAGGCGGTGCTGATCAAGGTGCATACCGACGACCCTGATATCTTCGGCTGGGGCGAAGCGGCAATGTGGGGCGGCCCTTGGGCCACCACGACGACGGTGCTTGAACAGCAAATCCAGCCGCTGATCGTCGGTCACGATCCCCGCCGCCCGGAATATCTCTGGGAAAAGATCTATCAGGAGACCTACTACCACGGGCGGAAAGGCATTCTTCTCTCGTGCCTTTCGGCTGTCGACATTGCGCTCTGGGACATTCTGGGCAAGACGACGGGCCAGCCGGTTTGGCGGCTGCTCGGCGGTTTTGCGCGCCCCCTCCGCGCCTATGCCTCCTCCGGCTATTATCGGCGCGGTTATTCGGTCAGCGACCTTGCAGACGATGTCGCCAAGGCGCGAACGGCCGGCTATCGCGGCTACAAGATGAAGGTCGGGAACATCGCTGCAGCCGTGCATGCCGGCGTTCTCGAGGCGACGCCGCTCCGCGTTTCCATGGAGGGCGATCTGGCGCGCGTACGTGCGGCAAGGGAAGCGCTTGGCGGCGAGCTCGACCTGATGTGCGACGCGACGACATCGCTCGATGCCCGTACCGCCATGGCCTATGCCGACGAATTCGAGCGGATCGGTGTCCGCTGGTTCGAGGAGCCGACGCAGCCCGAGAATGTTGCTGGCTGCGCCGAGCTGGCGCGTCGCACGCGCATTCCGATCGCCGGCTTCGAGACGGAGACCAACAAGTTCAACTTTGCCGGAATGATGGACGCCGGCGCCATTCAGATGGTGCAGCCGGACGTCATCCAGGTTGGCGGCATTACCGAGGCACGCAAGATCGCCGCCTATGCGCAGATGCGTCACCTCGGCTTCTCCAGCAAGAACTACAGCACAGCCGTCAGCCTGGCGGCGTGTCTGAACCTCCTCTATGCGCTGCCGAACGCGGACTACTTCGAATGCGACATGGATCCATCACCGTGGCGGGACGAGTTCCTGCGCTCGCCGCTGTTCACTTTTGACGGAGGCATGGTCGAACCCTTTGATCGATCCGGCCTCGGCCTTGACATCGATGAAGCCGCACTGTCGGCATGGCGGGTATCCCAATGA
- a CDS encoding aldolase/citrate lyase family protein: MTTAQQPAIGFWLESDNQKACELARLAGFDLVLFDMEHGILDLAALDRLLPFCQAIGLAACVRLADGTRPNVQHALDIGADAIVVPQLRDLAHAKEVSEYAKFAPRGTRGVGYGRTQSYAGATDSFFEKENTQRLCYAMIETATAFDEAAAIAALPCVDGLFVGPADLSVARRRGAFAATDADLADLRQIAMLASKAGKRWALAGANRRLRETALDLGPAFITVGDDLSALSTGFKSMRSDV, from the coding sequence ATGACGACTGCTCAACAGCCTGCGATCGGCTTTTGGTTGGAAAGTGACAATCAGAAAGCCTGTGAGCTCGCGCGCCTTGCTGGTTTCGACCTGGTCCTCTTCGACATGGAGCATGGCATTCTCGATCTCGCGGCGCTGGACCGTCTGCTGCCCTTCTGCCAGGCGATCGGCCTCGCCGCCTGCGTTCGCCTCGCCGATGGGACGCGACCGAACGTCCAGCATGCATTGGACATCGGGGCGGATGCGATCGTCGTGCCGCAGCTTCGAGACCTGGCGCATGCCAAGGAAGTGAGCGAATACGCGAAATTCGCGCCTCGCGGCACACGCGGCGTCGGATATGGCCGGACGCAAAGCTACGCAGGGGCGACCGACAGTTTCTTCGAGAAGGAGAATACTCAACGCCTGTGTTATGCAATGATCGAGACCGCGACGGCCTTCGACGAAGCTGCGGCTATTGCCGCCCTCCCCTGCGTCGATGGGTTGTTCGTGGGACCCGCCGACCTTTCCGTGGCTCGAAGACGCGGTGCATTCGCGGCTACGGACGCCGACCTCGCTGACCTCAGACAGATAGCGATGCTCGCATCCAAGGCTGGCAAGAGATGGGCCCTCGCGGGAGCAAACCGAAGGCTCCGCGAAACAGCGCTCGATCTCGGTCCGGCTTTCATCACCGTCGGGGACGATCTCTCAGCTCTTTCGACAGGCTTCAAGTCAATGAGGTCCGACGTTTGA
- a CDS encoding ABC transporter ATP-binding protein encodes MTLKLQDIEKSFGSFHAVKGVSFSLAQGEVLSLLGPSGCGKTTTLRMIAGFEQPTAGTILLAGRDITHTAARHRNIGMVFQSYALFPHMSVADNVAFGLRMRGMARAERDDRVRTALEIVRMSKFAERSPKQLSGGQQQRVALARALAIRPDILLLDEPLSALDLKLREEMRDEINRIVRELKITTVFVTHDQSEALVLSDYVAVMNGGIVEQLDTPTRLYRNPETAFVADFIGGANVIKGAVAADKFNAGGDIVIPLPCSADAAAKAIAIRPEDIRLSTPSAAAGLSGVVELSRFLGGTTEYVVRVSPAVALTVRNESYQPFKNGDRVGLQVQPERIVCLRTN; translated from the coding sequence GTGACCCTCAAGCTTCAAGATATCGAAAAATCCTTTGGCAGCTTCCACGCCGTCAAGGGGGTAAGCTTCTCGCTGGCGCAGGGCGAGGTGCTGAGCCTGCTCGGGCCATCCGGTTGCGGCAAGACGACGACCTTGCGGATGATTGCCGGCTTCGAGCAGCCGACGGCGGGCACGATCCTGCTTGCCGGGCGCGACATCACGCACACGGCGGCAAGGCATCGCAATATCGGCATGGTCTTCCAATCCTATGCCCTGTTCCCGCATATGAGCGTCGCCGACAACGTTGCCTTTGGTCTGCGCATGCGCGGTATGGCGCGTGCCGAGCGTGACGATCGCGTCAGGACGGCGCTCGAAATCGTGCGGATGAGCAAGTTCGCCGAGCGTTCGCCGAAGCAGCTCTCGGGCGGTCAGCAGCAGCGCGTAGCTTTGGCGCGGGCGCTGGCCATCCGACCGGACATCCTGCTTCTGGACGAGCCGCTTTCGGCGCTCGATCTGAAGCTGCGTGAAGAGATGCGCGACGAGATCAATCGCATCGTCCGCGAACTGAAGATCACCACCGTATTCGTCACCCATGACCAGAGCGAAGCGCTCGTCCTTTCGGATTATGTCGCAGTGATGAACGGCGGGATCGTCGAACAGCTCGATACGCCGACGCGCCTCTATCGCAATCCGGAGACGGCGTTCGTCGCCGATTTCATCGGCGGCGCCAATGTCATCAAGGGGGCCGTGGCAGCCGACAAGTTCAACGCTGGAGGCGACATCGTCATTCCGCTGCCCTGCAGCGCCGATGCGGCCGCCAAGGCCATCGCCATCCGGCCCGAGGATATCCGCCTGTCGACGCCGTCGGCCGCAGCCGGGCTCTCCGGTGTCGTCGAGCTCAGTCGCTTCCTCGGTGGCACGACCGAATATGTCGTAAGGGTTTCCCCGGCGGTTGCGCTCACGGTTCGCAACGAAAGCTATCAACCATTCAAGAATGGCGACCGGGTCGGTCTTCAGGTCCAGCCTGAGCGGATCGTCTGCCTGCGCACGAACTGA
- a CDS encoding LysR substrate-binding domain-containing protein, whose translation MSGDLDIDLLRAFATVHQAGGFSQAAEILGRSQPAISLQIKRLEERVGGQVFERTAARGAPLTPVGMTLMEYARQIIALHDEAIARVTLPSIKTFVRLGILEELGNYRLPAVLHSFSKVFPEANLQVQVKLSNSLMIEMLQGRLDIIVIAAEAEVPNSIPLWSEQLVWVASNAVPSPMRQPVPLVTLPDPCFYRKAAIRALSSTEQSYTTVCNSSTMAGIRASVIAGIGVTVMGKTEVTEGLRVLGSDSGLPRLSDADVVIYFRDKGFETVAKALAAHVRKSIA comes from the coding sequence ATGTCGGGCGATCTGGATATCGATTTGCTGCGCGCCTTTGCCACCGTCCACCAGGCCGGAGGGTTTTCGCAGGCCGCCGAAATCCTCGGCCGCAGCCAGCCGGCGATCAGCTTGCAGATCAAACGGCTGGAAGAGCGTGTTGGGGGGCAGGTGTTCGAGCGGACTGCAGCTCGCGGAGCGCCGCTGACGCCGGTGGGAATGACGCTGATGGAATATGCGCGCCAGATCATCGCGCTCCACGACGAGGCGATCGCCCGGGTAACGCTGCCCAGCATCAAGACTTTCGTGCGGCTCGGCATCCTCGAAGAGCTCGGCAACTACCGTCTCCCGGCCGTTCTTCATTCCTTCTCGAAAGTGTTTCCCGAAGCCAACCTTCAGGTCCAGGTCAAGCTCAGCAACAGCCTGATGATCGAAATGCTGCAGGGCAGATTGGACATTATCGTCATCGCCGCCGAAGCGGAGGTCCCGAATTCGATCCCTCTCTGGTCCGAGCAATTGGTCTGGGTCGCATCGAACGCGGTGCCGAGCCCGATGCGGCAACCGGTGCCTTTGGTGACGCTCCCCGATCCTTGTTTTTATCGCAAGGCCGCGATCCGGGCCCTTTCCTCGACCGAGCAATCCTATACGACCGTCTGCAACAGCAGCACGATGGCGGGGATCCGAGCCTCCGTGATCGCCGGCATTGGCGTGACCGTGATGGGCAAGACCGAAGTGACCGAAGGACTGCGCGTGCTCGGCAGCGACTCCGGTTTGCCTCGCCTCTCCGATGCCGACGTTGTGATTTATTTCCGCGACAAGGGCTTTGAGACCGTTGCCAAGGCGCTGGCAGCCCACGTCCGCAAGAGCATCGCCTAA
- a CDS encoding carboxymuconolactone decarboxylase family protein has translation MARAVALTPEQVPAESKPTLDAFTRNIGFTPNMMATFAQSPIAFNAWATLLGSLSKALDVKTRDSIGLAVSEVNGCDYCLTVHSFTAEHMAKLPADEIILARKGHASDPKRDAAVQFARKVIETRGQVGDADVKAVRDAGYTDANVMEIVALVAMYSLTNFFNNVFDPEKDFPAVTPAGSI, from the coding sequence ATGGCAAGAGCTGTAGCCTTGACGCCGGAACAGGTGCCGGCTGAATCGAAACCGACCCTCGATGCGTTCACCAGGAACATCGGGTTCACCCCAAATATGATGGCGACCTTCGCGCAGAGCCCGATCGCGTTCAACGCATGGGCCACCCTGCTCGGCTCCTTGAGCAAGGCGCTCGACGTGAAGACGCGTGACAGCATCGGCCTCGCCGTCTCTGAAGTGAATGGCTGCGACTACTGCCTGACGGTTCACAGCTTTACGGCCGAGCATATGGCCAAGCTGCCGGCCGATGAGATCATTCTCGCTCGGAAGGGCCATGCCAGCGACCCGAAGCGGGACGCCGCCGTCCAGTTCGCGCGCAAGGTCATCGAGACCCGAGGGCAGGTCGGTGACGCCGATGTGAAAGCGGTCCGCGATGCCGGCTACACGGACGCGAACGTGATGGAAATCGTCGCGCTGGTGGCCATGTACTCCCTGACGAACTTTTTCAACAACGTGTTCGATCCCGAGAAGGACTTTCCGGCCGTGACCCCGGCCGGCTCGATCTGA
- a CDS encoding DUF3788 domain-containing protein, producing MNQFPQIGERITDKSAPPDDSTVRDWIGPDAFEHWAELRNWIEAFYPGIFAPDWLYGGKKRGWSLRYKKSKAFCTFLPGYRLLSVVVVLGAAEREKFEERRYAWRSQLVKLYDEAKTYPDGKWLTIAISSADDRHDVTELLSMKRAPSRGGMSRKS from the coding sequence ATGAATCAGTTCCCCCAGATCGGCGAGCGGATTACCGACAAATCAGCGCCGCCCGATGACAGTACTGTCCGCGACTGGATTGGGCCGGATGCGTTCGAGCACTGGGCCGAGCTGCGGAACTGGATCGAGGCATTCTACCCCGGTATTTTCGCGCCGGATTGGCTCTATGGTGGCAAGAAGCGCGGTTGGTCCCTGCGCTACAAGAAGTCCAAGGCATTCTGTACCTTCCTGCCCGGATACAGGCTGCTTTCGGTCGTGGTGGTCTTGGGGGCAGCAGAGCGAGAGAAGTTTGAGGAGCGGCGTTATGCCTGGCGTTCGCAGTTGGTCAAGCTCTACGATGAAGCCAAAACATACCCTGACGGGAAATGGCTGACAATTGCGATCTCATCCGCAGACGATCGGCATGATGTGACGGAGCTTTTGAGTATGAAGCGCGCACCGTCACGCGGTGGAATGTCACGCAAATCCTGA
- a CDS encoding LysR family transcriptional regulator, whose amino-acid sequence MRFDLTDLRLFLAVVDAGSITHGASDVGLSLPAASERLRDMEIDGEVKLLERGRRGVVPTEAGEALAHHARTIMHQMSQMRDEIGHYAKGLRANVRVLANTAATAEILPIRLAPWLAARPHVDVELRERESAEIARSISAGFAEIGILSSAVETGSLILRPFAIDRLVVVAARDHPLSQTPRIRFADALEYHFISLIGGALQDHIDAQAAKLGTKLKSRISLRSFDGICRMAGEGVGIGLVPETAARRYKRVTQIGILPLQDAWATRRLSICARSEKELTPLALDLFQHLAAEEQPEDR is encoded by the coding sequence GTGCGCTTCGACCTGACCGATCTTCGCCTCTTCCTAGCCGTGGTGGATGCCGGAAGCATCACCCACGGCGCGTCGGATGTCGGCCTGTCCCTTCCAGCCGCGAGTGAACGGCTCCGCGACATGGAGATCGATGGCGAGGTTAAGCTGTTGGAGCGAGGCCGGCGTGGCGTAGTACCGACGGAAGCTGGTGAAGCGCTTGCTCATCATGCACGCACTATCATGCATCAGATGTCGCAGATGCGTGATGAGATTGGGCATTACGCGAAAGGATTGCGCGCTAATGTGCGCGTCCTTGCCAACACAGCTGCGACCGCAGAGATTTTACCTATCCGGCTTGCCCCCTGGTTGGCTGCACGTCCGCACGTCGATGTCGAATTGCGGGAACGCGAAAGCGCCGAGATCGCCAGGAGCATTTCCGCCGGGTTTGCCGAGATAGGCATACTGTCAAGTGCCGTCGAAACGGGTAGCCTCATCTTACGACCGTTCGCTATCGACCGTCTCGTCGTCGTTGCTGCGCGTGATCACCCTCTTTCCCAAACACCGCGTATTCGCTTTGCCGATGCGCTTGAATACCATTTTATTTCCCTGATTGGAGGTGCCTTGCAGGACCATATCGATGCGCAGGCGGCAAAACTGGGAACCAAGCTCAAATCGCGGATATCGCTTCGTAGCTTCGATGGCATTTGCCGTATGGCCGGTGAAGGCGTGGGCATCGGTCTCGTGCCGGAAACGGCGGCGCGGCGATATAAAAGAGTAACGCAGATTGGCATCCTTCCGCTTCAGGACGCTTGGGCGACACGGCGGCTCTCGATCTGTGCACGCAGCGAGAAAGAGCTGACACCGCTCGCGCTTGACCTCTTCCAGCATCTGGCGGCGGAAGAGCAACCGGAAGACCGCTAG